The following proteins are encoded in a genomic region of Grus americana isolate bGruAme1 chromosome 5, bGruAme1.mat, whole genome shotgun sequence:
- the GPR176 gene encoding G-protein coupled receptor 176 isoform X2, giving the protein MVLWSTCRTSILKSVTNRFIKNLACSGICASLVCVPFDIALSASPHCCWWIYTMLFCRIAKFLHKVFCSVTILSFPAIALDRYYSVLYPLERKISDAKSRDLVIYIWAHAIVASIPVFAVTNVSDIYAMSTCSESWSYSLGHLIYVVIYNITTVIVPVAVVFLFMILIRRALSASQKKKVIIAALRTPQNTISIPYASQREAELHAMLLSMVMIFIFCSVPYVTLVIYRTILNISDISVFLFLTAIWLPKVSLLANPLLFLTVNKSVRKCLVGTIIQLHRKYSRRNIVSSSDVVDANLEHSVRSGSQLLEMFHIGQQQIFKPMDDEENETKSICSSDFHQKEIPTTSLEVGETSVHKFIPQTTADSAAQVVPAVPTEANMVNDKYSMQFGFGPFELPPQWLSENRNSKKRLLPPLGNTPEELIQTKQPKCKAERKISRNNKVSIFPKVDS; this is encoded by the exons ATGGTGCTGTGGTCAACTTGCAGAACATCGATACTTAAATCTGTAACAAACCGATTCATTAAGAATTTGGCCTGCTCGGGGATCTGTGCCAGCCTTGTCTGTGTGCCTTTTGACATTGCTCTTAGTGCCAGTCCGCACTGCTGCTGGTGGATCTATACAATGCTCTTCTGCAGAATTGCCAAGTTTCTGCACAAAGTCTTCTGCTCAGTCACCATCCTTAGTTTTCCAGCCATTGCTCTTGACAG gtACTACTCTGTTTTATAccctctggaaagaaaaatatccgATGCAAAATCCCGAGACTTGGTTATCTATATCTGGGCCCATGCAATAGTGGCCAGCATTCCAGTATTTGCTGTGACCAATGTGTCTGATATTTATGCCATGTCCACCTGTTCCGAATCTTGGAGTTACTCCCTTGGCCACCTGATATACGTCGTCATCTATAACATCACCACTGTGATTGTACCAGTGGCTGTGGTATTTCTCTTTATGATTCTTATTCGCAGGGCACTGAGTGccagccagaagaaaaaagtcatcatAGCTGCCTTAAGGACCCCTCAGAATACAATTTCTATCCCTTATGCGTCCCAGCGAGAAGCTGAGCTTCATGCCATGCTGCTTTCCATGGTtatgatatttattttctgcagtgtcCCCTATGTGACTTTGGTGATTTACCGCACCATACTcaatatttcagatatttcagtCTTCTTGTTCCTCACTGCCATTTGGTTGCCCAAGGTCTCTTTGCTGGCcaatcctttgttatttttaactgttaaCAAATCAGTACGGAAGTGCTTAGTGGGGACAATAATACAGCTGCACCGAAAGTATAGCAGGAGAAACATTGTCAGCTCGAGTGATGTGGTAGATGCTAATTTGGAGCACAGTGTCCGTTCGGGGAGCCAGCTTCTGGAGATGTTTCATATTGGGCAACAACAAATCTTCAAGCCAATGGACGATGAGGAGAATGAGACCAAATCCATTTGCTCTAGTGACTttcatcagaaagaaattcctACCACCAGTTTAGAGGTAGGAGAGACTTCGGTTCACAAATTTATACCACAGACGACTGCAGACTCTGCAGCTCAGGTGGTGCCAGCTGTGCCCACAGAAGCTAATATGGTAAATGACAAATACTCCATGCAGTTTGGTTTTGGACCCTTTGAGCTGCCTCCACAGTGGCTCTCAGAAAACCGAAACAGTAAGAAACGACTCCTGCCTCCTTTGGGGAATACCCCTGAAGAGCTAATCCAGACGAAACAGCCTAAGtgtaaagcagaaagaaaaatcagcagaaacaATAAAGTCAGTATCTTTCCCAAGGTGGATTCTTAG